In the Bacteroidota bacterium genome, AGGGCTTTTTAATAATGATAGAAATCCTATTATTCCATTCATTGGAGTCCTTATTTCGTGGCTCATATTTGCAAGAAAAGCAGACTTCAATTTATCGCTTTCTTTGGCTTTTTCGAGAGCTACTTTCATATTATCATCATTTTTTTTCCGTTCTGAAATATCTCTGATAATACCAATAGTACTCCATTTGTTTTTAAGAAGAGTTCGAGCTAAGGATAATTCTATCGGGAATTCTGTACCATCTTTTTTTAAAGCAAACAATTCTAAAGTTTTACCAATTGCATATCCTTCACCTGAATTTTTGTATTTATTGAAGCCAATTTGAAAATCTTTGTAAAATCTTGGTGGTGCAATGGTTTTATGTAAACTTTTATTTAATATTTCTTCAGCAGTAAAGCCAAATATTTCTTCAGCCATTTTGTTCCAATAAGAAATATTTCCTTCATTATCAATCATAACAATTGCATCGTTGGCTGTGTTGCTTAGTGTTTTATACTTTTCTTCGCTCTCGTGTATTAATTCTTCTGCTTGCTTCTTTTCGGTGATATCTTGGGCAATTCCATCGTAATATTCTATATTCCCTTTTAAATCAATAACTGCTTTTATTGATAATGAAACCCATAATATTTTTCCATCCTTTCTAACTAAAGTTGTTTCATAGTTCTTTACAATTCCCTCCCTTTTGAGGACTGACAGAAGTTTTTGATAGTCAGGTTCTTTGAAGAAAATATTGTTGATAGTAATGTTTTTTAATTCGTCTATTGAATCGTATGATAATGTTTCAGCAAATGTGCTATTTGCTGATATGATTTTGCCATTTGCTGTAGAACGGAAAACACTGACTGGTACATTATCGAATAATTCTCTTATAATTCTCTCATTTTCACGAAGCTTATTTTCAGAATAATTCATGTAATCATATGTTCGCAAGCTTGCTGATACAACAGAAAATAGTTTATTGGCTGTTAGTTCGGTTTTGGTTCTATAGTCGTCAATATCAAAATTTTGCATCACATGTTTCTCAGGTACAATTCCTGATTGACCTGTTCTGATTACTATTCGTATGATTTTATTATTGAGTTCTTCTCTTATGAATTTGACTATCTCTAAGCCAGCTGTATCTGTTTCCATTACAACATCTAATAGCACTAAGAAAATGTCTTTTTCTTTAATTAGAATTTTTTTTGCTTGTAGTCCGGAGAATGCACTCAAAATTTCAATATTTTTTCCTTCATAAAGAAAATCATCTAAGGCTAATTTTGTTACAGCATGCACATCAACTTCATCATCGATAACGAGAATTTTTTTTCTGTTTAGTTTTTTGTTTTCGTTCATATTTTTTTGTCAATTTTCTGTATTGATAAAATGTTGTTTCTATAATTTATCAAAGTGTTTATGTAACATTTCTATAAGCACATCTTTATCAATAGGTTTTGTAATATAGTCGTTGCAACCAGCTTCGAGGGCTTTTTTGCGATCAGCTTCATCTGTATTTACTGTTTGAGCAATAATGACTACATTTCTGTCAAAATCTCTAATTTGTTGCGTTGCCACGTATCCATCCATTGTTGGCATATTGATATCCATAAGTATTAAATCAATATCAGGATTATTTATACATATTTTAAGTGCCTCAATTCCAGTTCTTGCAAACAATATTTCGCCACAAATATTTTGCAAACTCATACAAATATGTATTTCTGCCGAAAAATCATCTTCAACAATCAAAACTTTCAATTTGCATAAATTAAAGTTTTTATTTTGTACAGAATTCTTAGTTTCACTAATTATTCCATCTTCGCCTGAGTCGTCATATTGAAGTGAAAAATGGAATGTACTTCCTTCTCCTTCAATATTTTTACTTTCTACTCCTACTTCACCACCTTGTTTTTCTACAATTCGTCTAACTATTGATAATCCCAAACCATATCCAATGCTTTTCAACTGATTCAACCGTTCAAACTTGTTAAATAATAGTTTTTGATTTTCTTCTGAAATTCCCGGTCCGAAATCTCTTACACTAAAACGAACCATTTTTTTATTGCTCTTTTCTGACTTTATTATTTCGTAGTTAATATCAATTTTGGGAGATTCTCCTCCATACTTTAGAGCATTGCTTAAATAATTCATCCAAACCTCTTCAATCCATTGTGGATTGCCCAAAACCACAGGAAGCGTCTCAGGAGCGTTTATACTTGCATTGGCTTCAATTTTCATTGAATATATTCGGTTTAAACTTTCTGCTAAAACTTTGTTCATATTAAGCCTTTCAAACACAACATCAGATTTTCTGACACTTGCCAATAATAGAAGGCTATCAATAATTTTATTCATCTTATGGGCAGTTGTTTCAATTATTTGTAAGTAGTTTTTCCGATCAAATATAGAAATATCAGACTCTTCTGTAATTAACAAATTTGAAAAACCTAATATTGAACCTAAAGGATTTTTAAGGTCATGAGCTACTGTATGTGAAAAAGAATTTAACTCTTCGTTACGTTCCTGCAATTCATTATTTTGCTGGCGAATTTCTTCTTCAGCTTTTTTGCGATCGGTAATATTTTCGGCTACCTTAACATAATTTATAATGTTGTTCTGGCTATCAAAAATCGGAGAAATTGATGCAGATTCCCAAAAAGATTCACCATTTTTCTTTTTATTATGAAATTCTCCACGCCATGTTTTCCCAGACGAAATTGTTTCCCACAAATCCTTATACACTTCATCAGATTGGTAACCGGTTTTCTGAATTCTTGGATTTTCCCCAACTACTTCGTCCAAAGAGTATCCAGACAATTCGGTAAACTTTGGGTTAACATATTCAATATTTCCTTTAGTATCTGTAATTGCTATTACTGCCGGACTTTGTTCTACTGCAACAGAAAGCTTTTTATTATCTTCAATAGATTTTTTTTGCGAGCTAATATCTTCTGCAACTGTATATATTTTATCTATCTCACCAGTTTCATTTTTGAATGGCACAATTGTTACTGATAAGATAGTGGTTTTGTTCAATTTAGATTTAAAATTCATTTCAAATTTAATTGTCTTACCGGTTTTACATACTTCAAGAAAATATTTGGCATATCCGCTATCATTCAATAACTTATAATCAATTAAATTAATTTGTTCA is a window encoding:
- a CDS encoding PAS domain S-box protein, which codes for MNENKKLNRKKILVIDDEVDVHAVTKLALDDFLYEGKNIEILSAFSGLQAKKILIKEKDIFLVLLDVVMETDTAGLEIVKFIREELNNKIIRIVIRTGQSGIVPEKHVMQNFDIDDYRTKTELTANKLFSVVSASLRTYDYMNYSENKLRENERIIRELFDNVPVSVFRSTANGKIISANSTFAETLSYDSIDELKNITINNIFFKEPDYQKLLSVLKREGIVKNYETTLVRKDGKILWVSLSIKAVIDLKGNIEYYDGIAQDITEKKQAEELIHESEEKYKTLSNTANDAIVMIDNEGNISYWNKMAEEIFGFTAEEILNKSLHKTIAPPRFYKDFQIGFNKYKNSGEGYAIGKTLELFALKKDGTEFPIELSLARTLLKNKWSTIGIIRDISERKKNDDNMKVALEKAKESDKLKSAFLANMSHEIRTPMNGIIGFLSLLKSPEITPEELQEYIDIIEISSDRMMNTLNQLLDISLIQSNQVDLSIIDTDLNKLTESLYIYYLDEVTKNGMEIRFSNSLPSKEAILRTDQSKLKTILNNLIANAIKFTSEGIIEYGYHHNNEIAPTELVFFVKDEGIGIPKDKLLSIFDLFRQVDISHTRHFEGTGLGLTIAKAYVNLLGGKIWVESVEGQGAVFYFTIPYNTKEKDKQKKVGTIITEKAKKLKILIAEDEKYTDMQISIILKNVCREILHAENGMEAVKCCRKNKDIDLILMDIKMPLLNGYEATRQIKEFNKDVIVVAQTAYAMRGDREKAIAAGCDDYITKPLNKNLLMDVIYKYFGK
- a CDS encoding PAS domain S-box protein; the encoded protein is MKSYDNCTKEQLIAEIESLKAIVLEYEKPKILENHIKESLSESKRRLSTLMENLPGMVYRCKNDSDWTMEFVSDGCHKLTGYKPADLMNNNLLSYSDIILMEDRDEVWNQVQSAISKQKPFQLIYRILTSDRKQKWVWEQGQAVYDANKNMIALEGFISDISELKLVESELKKSEEKYRSILENMIDGYYRTDKEGIVILSSPSVEEITGFDKSEINGKKISSFFTNPDDRKQFLKKIREKGSIENYYGEIRTKRNKNIFVETNSRIYFDENEKYAGIEGIFRNITERKNNEAAIAESEKNYRLLFENSPFPIFTAKPEGTIVELNENAKELLVSLFEEPEQINLIDYKLLNDSGYAKYFLEVCKTGKTIKFEMNFKSKLNKTTILSVTIVPFKNETGEIDKIYTVAEDISSQKKSIEDNKKLSVAVEQSPAVIAITDTKGNIEYVNPKFTELSGYSLDEVVGENPRIQKTGYQSDEVYKDLWETISSGKTWRGEFHNKKKNGESFWESASISPIFDSQNNIINYVKVAENITDRKKAEEEIRQQNNELQERNEELNSFSHTVAHDLKNPLGSILGFSNLLITEESDISIFDRKNYLQIIETTAHKMNKIIDSLLLLASVRKSDVVFERLNMNKVLAESLNRIYSMKIEANASINAPETLPVVLGNPQWIEEVWMNYLSNALKYGGESPKIDINYEIIKSEKSNKKMVRFSVRDFGPGISEENQKLLFNKFERLNQLKSIGYGLGLSIVRRIVEKQGGEVGVESKNIEGEGSTFHFSLQYDDSGEDGIISETKNSVQNKNFNLCKLKVLIVEDDFSAEIHICMSLQNICGEILFARTGIEALKICINNPDIDLILMDINMPTMDGYVATQQIRDFDRNVVIIAQTVNTDEADRKKALEAGCNDYITKPIDKDVLIEMLHKHFDKL